Within the Plasmodium coatneyi strain Hackeri chromosome 6, complete sequence genome, the region TTGAAGAAAGTCGAGGCAAGGGTCAAAACGAACAGGCAGAAATATTTGAAGGTTCTGTTTGGCACCCGCCTGGGCATGTGGAGCCCCAAGTGAGGTCCAGCTGGGAAGGTAGTTTCCCCCGTAGGATTGTTATGtggtccccctttttttttttttttttttttttgttttgacACCCAGTAAGCGAAAACTCTCCCCATCGAAGTAACAATACAACAACGCATAAACTATTGGTTACCACTTTTTAAAGTTAACTTTTTATGGgttcatttaaaataaaaacttccTCATCAGAAAACGTGGGTCAAGTTTCCGTGGCGCAGCGTGCACATATTATGTAAGGGCAATTATGTAGGTATATCttttcaggaaaaaaaaaaaaaaaaaaaggcagaaaagggaagaaaagaaagacgCGTAAAAGGACGCagagaaagaagggaagttGCTGGCACGGAACATGCAAACAGGTATTGACCTGGATTCCTGCGAGAAGCTGTTCTCTCACAAGGTCTCCACGATGGGTTCTAAATCCTCTATTCTGAACCTGTTTTCAATCTTCTTCTCGCCCTGGGAaggttacttccttcctttgtgGATCCCCTGCTGGGACCCCTTTTACCATTCTACATTTTACTCGTTCGTCTTGATAATATCCGAGTCACCCACGTCCGTGATGACCAAGCAGCTGATTCGAAATAACTTTCCGCAGGCAGTACCCAAATCGTTGTTGTCCCCATGGTAATCGTGGACCCCACATTTCGATAACATAGCGTAGTATTCTATGACACTCCTCTGAATGGGTGGGCAGTTGCTGCTCACGATGACGAGCTTGCCTGGGGGGAAAAGTGGTGGGGAAAACAAATACGGAGTTGTGAggttatacatatatgatcATGTGCAAAGTGTAATACgcgtatatacgtatgtgcgTATGCGCCTGATGCGCATAGAGTGCGGCGCGGAAACTGCAGGGTTACCTTTCCCGGTTCGCAGGGCCTTCAAACAGGACTTCCTTCCAAACTGATACTTTCCAGATTTCATCACAAGCTGTAGCTTGGCGTTAATGTTATCTCCCGCGCTTTTCTTTGACTTTTTTGCCATGTTGAATTACAGACGGTGGAACGTTGAAACGGTCGAACAGCGGAGCAACGATGCGGCTTGGAGTGGGTATTAAAAAAGCTACGGAGCAGAGCAAGGGGTAAGGGAAAATCAATACGTGTGGGGATGCATAAATTCACAACGTAGTAAAGAGCATACATTCAGCAGGGTAAAAAGCATTCATACGCGTGGTCAAAACAGCGCGCCAGAAGGAGATGCTCTTCTCTTCTTACCTACTTGTAGCGAACGCGCTATAAAATAACTATCCTTTCTTCgcggaaaagaagaaaaaaatattttttttttcacgcgcAGAGATGATGCGAGGgttaaccttcttttttacaatcccaaatggggaatagaagaaaaataaaaaaaacaactggTCACTTTTCACAGGAGGCAGTTCGGATGTTCAGTCAGTCACATTGTAACTGTGAAAATACGTGTACAACGGGAGATGCGAAtttgaggaggaaaacaaaaaaaaaaaaaaaaaaaaaaaactcttttTCCGGATTGCAAAATACGCCGTTGCTTTATTGCTACGTGGCTCGGCTTATAACCTGGTCGAGGTGGTTCCGGtcgcgggaaaaaaaagcgccgATGGGGATAAGGGTGGCGGGCAAGGTATGCTCCTATGCTCATTTATACATTGCATATATTTGCTTGTGCAGCGAAGAagttagcaaaaaaaaaaagggcaatcTCCGAGTGCAATTCCGCTCGAATGGCAAATCGTCCCAAATGTATTCGTCCCCATTATCCCTGCGGTAGCCGCCTCTTGGGGGTGGGGATTCTCCCGCGCAAATTCACCACCACGCGAACATACGGATccgcaccaaaaaaaaaaaaaaaaaagccacgCACTTTTCACCATACGCGGGAAGAGTGCAGCACAgcgggaaagaaaaaataatttgaataaatttgttctttttttttttttcattggtTGTATCGGCAGAGGGCATTTATAATGAGGTGCCCATTTTGATGTTGGtggtgcgtttttttttttttttcttttttccacgcattttgtatttttcgctcctccttttccaattttgttGGGAACAAAAAACCCGAACGGGGCAACCGAGCTGGCGTACTGTACATAGTGTAAAATTCTCtgggaaagaaaagtgaCCGACATCCCTTTACCGTTTCAGTGTAGTGCTTCTAAGGGAAGAATAACCAACGGGGGggaattttatataaaaagtgcTTTTTCACATGACCAACTGcggagaagcaaaaatgtatGCAGCGCGCGCGTATGGCAGATGTGAGGATGTTCTTATCTGCATAAGTTTTTGTTTAACCGTTGGAAGGtgcgtttttccccttgaCGTGGGATTTGCTCGGAGATTCTTTTCCCGTTTTATCATTCAGTCACGCGCGCCCACCAGATAGGTACCTACACACCAACAGGTTAAATGATGTAAGGTAATAGGCCGCCCTTCCTTTGCGGTGCGTTCACATGGTAGGGTCCttataggaaaaatttatttccacCCAATAGTGGAGAATAACAGTGTCAGTTCTTCCCAGTATGGacatatcatttttttcaaattatccACCCCCCTTcgccgaaaaaaaaaaaaaaaacaccactATTTCGTGTGCAAGAAGTTTTGGCTGATAAATAATTTTGCGAAATGTAACGCATGTGTAATAATTACTGTAAGAAAATGTaggaatgttttttttttttctattttccagcattgttgttctttccatttgCAGTTAAGGGTGGCTACTTTTCTATGTGCAAATGTATGTGCGGTGTGGCTGAGGGTCACGGGGGGAGTATCCcattttgctcttcctttggctttctttctttttttttttttttttcttatttggTTTATCTTTTCCACGTTGTTACGCATGTATAGAAGTTCCTCTGCGAGGAAGTTTTATCTGGACGTTCGCTTCCCATGGAAAGGCGTCAGGTGTGCTAGTCTGTAGGACGGCACAAGGGAGAAGTGAAGTTTGTCCCAGTTCATGACCCCTTTACTTTTGCACACAATTATGTGTGTCACTGTGTTTAGGTACCTCTGTTCTAAGTCTGCCCCACATGTGCTATACACATttactcttcctttttgggtGTATGTACACGCCAGCACAATTGGTGAAAAGTCTTAATAAGTCCAATTTATTGGGATTCTGTATAATTCCTACGGTCCCTTCTTTACACTGTGGGTCTCTACACGCATGCAATTCCGATcagaaaaggagggggatTTTCAAAAGGGATATTGTAACTCCACTTTTTGGGTGAGCCTGCGCCGGTAGACCAAGATATACCTCCCCCTAAAGTGCACACAGTACACACTACGCAGCTATACTAGCACTTTCAATGGGTACACTGGAGGACGATCTCTAACCTGTAGGGGCCATACCCCTTTTAGAGATGAAACAAAGCGActaggaaaaaagggatgaacagaaatataaaaattgtgtTTGACCAAAATGGCTGCTTAAAAGTGGGTAATTATTTGGATTATATGCCTGATATgtgaatgcattttttttttttccctcatgtGTATCCCCCTAAAAGTGgaacaaaaggggggtgcaGTGGAAAATATAATGAGCACTCCCTCTTCATTGTTTATTTCCCTCACGGAAAAGAGCTCATTTTGTAAAgtatgtattccttttttttgatagCCATGTTCTGTTTGGTAaccaaagaggaagaatgctGTGATGAGGACACTTCGACACAAGTCAATGAACGATGCACcgacttcttccctttcattgagctatcccttttttttacccgtTGCAActacatgcacacatgttccaatttgaaaagttaaagaaaaaaaatttaaacaaaaaaattgtgcgaaAATAGagccaaaaaagaaaagaaaaaaaaagtgctcatgTAGATATGTATACTCATCTGGGCTTTATCCCAAGTTGGGCTTCTTAGGGGAATGTGAAAGAGTAGGGCGCCCCGTTCTTTGGAAACAACATTGATCATTGGAAAATATAGCAAGCCAATACGATGACCTGAATGGACAGACAGTTGAGCAAGTTCGTGCACCGACTTGCAAAATGGCTGACCAAATTGCcataaataaggaatgaCACTTAAACCTGTGCATGCGTcggggaagaaaggagatACTTTTATGAATTGATGTGTCGATATATTCATGGATGCTCTAATAACACATCGTTGTGCTGAGGAAGAATTAActtgtgttcattttttttgggtaAGCGCCTCCCACTTGGTGGGCCAGTGGACTGACgaggaggaacaacaaaATGGGAGATTCCCCCAATTGGGAAAATCACCCAAACGAAAATTGACATCGTTGTTCATTCAGCACTTTACAGTGTGTATATCTCTACTACATGCCTTTTTTACCCaaataaaatattccttccttctttccgtGCACAACTTTCGGGATCCTTCTAATCGAGGGAAATCCTCCTTAAGCGGCAAATCACACTacggatcttttttttttttttgtgcatgcaAAAAGGGGCTTTTCCTTGTGTGCAAGTTGTGGCTTTGTAGGGGATACAACCTTAATTCTTGTGTCATACGTTTTCCCCGTGTACGCCTGTAGCAACCTGAGTTTTCCCACTTGTTGTGTTTCACCTGTTTGTCCTTTTCAATGTTCCAGTATGGATAAGCCCAGTGACATTCTTGCGTACCCTGCACACAGGTGGGTGTTGGTACAgacgaaaggaagaagttcacAAAAAACAGTTTTtgagtgtatttttttttttttttcattcaccATAGCTCCATTTTAAGCaaaccattttttaaattactaaggcaatggaaaaagaagagcaagaGAAGGGAGGGACGGCAAAAAGAATAGGTGAACAGGTTTACATTCgaagttgttcatttttttttttcccctcttgaTATGCCACATTTAcctttttaatgaaaatttttaagcatGTTCgaatttttaacattatGCATGCAATGCGGACGTTCCCGTTTGTAGCTCCTTCCCTGCATGCTTGACCTATATTCCCCTCCTCGAATTGAAGGCTTGTTTTATTTACGTGTGCCCGGTGAATTTAGTCAACCAGTTAGAAccttaagttttttttttttttttatatatattttttaagttaaTTTTCGTTATTTTACCGTGCCTGTTCAGGCGAAAAGTGCATTTGCGTTGCTTTATTAATAACCGATCAGAGGCGTGTTGCATATGGTTGCAGGAAACCGGTCACCTGCATGCGTGTAAGGTGAATGCCCTCTTGGGAGGGAACCTTGcaagcatatatatgaatatgcaTGTGATAACTTGTGTATGCATTCCTTCCCCGTGCGACGAAAGCGACCCCCATGTATGAGTCGTGCTTATACGTGTGGTGCGTGAAACGTAGTTAAGGTCCACACTTTAAGGAGTGCCACCCAAGTGCGTTTCTCATGGTGAGGACTAAGGTCCTCATCCACAGAAGGGGTGCATTTAGTGTTTACTGtttattatttgtattttttccttttttactgcAATGGGAACGAGAAAAGCTTATTCGTGCACTTTGTTCGGACATATAGGTGCACGCACCACTAGTCATGCGTCGGGTTTTGCTCATaatgtaacttttttttttttttttttttttttttaaaagtttgGTTTGAGAGAAACATTTtcaccttaaaaaaatgtatatttttattttaatgcTCTTTTCGacaatgtaaaaaaagagaaaaaaaaaaaaaaaaaaaaaaagcgagaATAAACCTCTGATTGTTCTGCACttaccattttattttcaccctGATGGGCTTTTTCGCCCGCATGTTGTTATGCTCGAAATTTATGTTGTTGCTTCGAATGAGAGAAGAACTGTTTCAAGAGCGCACACAACTACGCCAACGCGCTTATTTGTTGGTTTGTCAGCACGTACTTACACTTGTGGTGGTAACTTCCTCCACAGTGCAGGCGCAAACACAAGAATGATTTTCTCTTTCAAGCGCGTGCATGATAGGTACCTGAATGCGTTGACAAGAGTACCAAATAGGGGCAGGCACCAATTGGTGCGAGCTTGTACTCatgtattcatatattcatgtaAGCTTGTGAACTTTTAACCTCTACACGTCCTCCCAAGTGTAGTTATGATTCTGCACGATTCGtttgcacacacatgcatGAGCGAGAAACGAACCCTTGCGCCCTCCTCTGATATTTAACTGTTGCTTGTATGTGTGGCTATGATGCGACGAATGCTCTTTGTATATCCTCCTTATTCCTCCATCTTTTCACTTCGACatgctgttcttttttccccttgtatTCTTaacccttttcccttctctttttatttcaccctttttattttccctttttcatttgcaAATCCACGTGCGAACAGCCTTTGAACCTGTTTTCTCATGGGAACCCGTGGCTTTACCTTAAGGCGTATCGGAACCAGTGCATGCCATCCTGGATGagcatacatacgtacacacATACAATACACATTGTGCATACGGGTTCGAGTGCATAACTGATTGAaccgggaaaaaaacaaatgatgCAGAGTAAAGTTTGCAGCTTTTTTATGCTTCatcttaaattttttttttttctttaatgtgcccatttttaattttctcatttatGATATTTATTGCTGTATCTCCCACTTGTGATGTGCATCTTTCTTCTCTGAGAGGTGCATGCATGTGTAGGCACCGGCACAATGCGCGCCGCTACGACGTCAATGTATCACCCAAAtgaatgtgtgtgttcccCCAGTTTAAGCAACTTTTTAATACGCCTCTGaataaatgcacatttttttttttttttgatttattCTACGTTACATACTTCCCtgtgcatttcttttttcgcccTTGACTCTCCCTTGTGTAATattgtatacacattttgttGGCTAATCATCACTCACATTATTAACACATCGCACTTTATTAGtaagtttaatttttttttttttttttgcaagttTAACTCATGCGGGTCATTTAATTTCTTTAACTTGTGTATAGGTGAGTGTGCCCTCTTTTCTTGTGACCCcccttttattaattttcttttgcacatgcacataacTGAGAGTGATACACACTGCATGCACCCTGTGGAAGAGCAGTGAAATGTGGGAAAGGAGGCCTTAAGAATGTGTGCACAAGGGCACGtatgtttatatgtacattctgtCCCTTTCAATGATCTTGTggtatttcattttatgaaGAAATGCCAAGCGTGAAAATCATTACATCGCTGCGGTGCAACAGGGAAGGGAGAGcctcaattttttacacctctACTTGGGGTACACACAAGCATGCAATTCTTTCTTAAGTTGCAGTGAGATgattattacatttttattttaatttttttacatttttaaaattaaattgaatgCAGAAATATAGTAACGAGGAGCCCACGCAGCTGTTCGTTCTTTCCAGCCATTGTGCTTCCCCCGATGCATGCATTTATCTGATTACGTGCATTCACGTGGCATTTTTCATTCTAACTGGAGAATCTACATGTCTGTACACACCTGAACACTAGTTCCTACAGTAGCGCCTTTGcaacaacttttttattgcaACGATTAGATGTAATAAAAACGACAGTTGTGTAGAGCACGCCGAataaatcgaaaaaaaaaaaaaaaaaaaaaaaaatacctgtATGTACacgtaacaaaataaaaaaacatatgaacagttcaaaaaaaaaaaaaaaaaaaattcgcagAATTGTATGAGTAGAAATTTGCATAGAAGAGTTGCCTGCAAATAGGGAGTTAGTTACGCACAGCAACTGTGTAGACTGAAGTGCCTACATGAGTGAGAGAGTGGAAATATGTGcatttctatatatttgtatCGTGTGCATGCTTTCgttttaaaagtaaaaaccaCTTTCGCGTGATTTCACATCtgtacgtatacatatatatacgtatgtgtgtgtatgcccTTCGCCAAACAAGAGCTTCTTTGCCAAGTGAACCGTGCAAGCGTTTCATCCTACCTTCTTTGAATGACGATTTCAGCAACGTGTCGCGTTAGCGTCTCTCTTTATTTCTCTCCTTTGcctggctatttttttttattcattgtGCCTGTATTTATGCACAAGGAACGTACACACTGTTTAGCAGTGCCGTCACTAAGGTTGGCCCCGCCTTCGGCCATTCCCACAGGCCCATTTGCCCAACTTTTACACACTTAAGAAGTCCAGAAAAAATGCATCGATTTAAGtaagaaaaacaaagaaaaataaagaaaaaaacgatatGGAGCTACACATCTCCTGCGCCCGCAACGGAGGCTTCTCAACTAAGTAACGGCAGCATGTGGATCACTTTTGTACGCACCCTTctcatccttcttttccttcttcacataTTAGGATTTACAAAATTCAGATGTGCAAATATGCACTGATAAATAAGTGTGACCGAGGAGAAAACTGCACCTTTGCCCATGACATTAGCGAACTGAGGATAAAGCCCGACATGAGGAAAACGAAGTTATGTAAAAGTTACATACTAGGTATTCCTcctctacatatatatattttttttctttgggggCGCACACATAAGAGAAGTGTCTCGTTGAGTGCCTGGTACGTCtccattgtttttttcttttttactacCTTCGAAAGCCCTACAAGTGTGTTACATACACCCacctatttatttatttccatcCCCATGTTCACAGGAAAATGCACTGACCATAACTGCATTTATGCCCATTCAGTGAACGAGCTGAGGGAGGTTGGGAAGCCGGCTATCTGCCAGCTTCACAGAGAAGGTTCGCCTAGCAATCAGTTTGTTTTATGCTTGTAGTTGTTTCCAAGGGGAAGAGTCAGCACATAGCTGCAGCCAATCCGATCTGAAAGTCGacacatcttttttttttttttccacttcttcttctatacAGGCAGGTGTATCAAGGGAAACCAGTGCAGGTTTGCGCACTCCATAAATGACATAAACACGAAGCTGGTGCAGTTCTATGAGGAGAACATGCACGAGGACGAAATGGAGTTTTCTCACCTGAACAGGTGCCTGGATTTCGTAAACCAGGGAGAATCGTCCACACTAAACAGGGGAAGCGACCTGCGCAGCGAA harbors:
- a CDS encoding 60S ribosomal protein L30 — its product is MAKKSKKSAGDNINAKLQLVMKSGKYQFGRKSCLKALRTGKGKLVIVSSNCPPIQRSVIEYYAMLSKCGVHDYHGDNNDLGTACGKLFRISCLVITDVGDSDIIKTNE